A genomic segment from Glycine soja cultivar W05 chromosome 18, ASM419377v2, whole genome shotgun sequence encodes:
- the LOC114395228 gene encoding uncharacterized protein At5g48480-like, with the protein MAQQDAQNGGSENAAAAVSFVALKPQLLIEAPKANDAVLFYKAAFAAEEVGRTLNPKRKAEHELPLILSAELKIAGSTILVADLVDDSASTAKAGGNRVVLCLETEDVEGAIEKAVSAGAVADGEVAEGEDACCGGRVGKVKDPYGFVWLFCAPGKKCADVEA; encoded by the exons ATGGCTCAGCAAGATGCTCAGAATGGTGGGTCGGAGAATGCCGCTGCTGCGGTGTCGTTTGTCGCTTTGAAGCCGCAGCTCCTCATCGAAGCTCCCAAAGCGAACGACGCCGTTCTGTTCTACAAGGCCGCGTTTGCCGCTGAGGAGGTTGGCCGTACGCTCAACCCTAAGCGTAAAGCGGAGCACGAGCTTCCTCTCATACTCTCCGCAGAGCTCAAAATCGCTGGCTCTACCATTCTCGTTGCTGACCTCGTTGATGACTCTGCTTCAAC AGCGAAGGCCGGAGGAAACCGTGTCGTTTTGTGCTTGGAGACGGAGGACGTTGAAGGGGCGATAGAGAAAGCGGTGAGCGCTGGTGCAGTTGCGGATGGTGAAGTGGCGGAAGGTGAAGACGCGTGCTGCGGTGGGCGCGTGGGGAAGGTTAAGGATCCGTACGGCTTTGTTTGGCTCTTCTGCGCTCCTGGAAAAAAGTGTGCTGATGTGGAGGCTTAA